The genomic window GAAAACAACTCTTCTCAAATTGATTTTAAAATTTTACGATCCAACCGATGGAAGCATTGAAGTCGGAAAACATAGCATTGCTAACTACAATAGTGATTTTTGGAGAAAAAATGTTGGAGTTGTAATGCAGGATGGCTATTTGTTTGCCGATTCTGTAGCTCGTAATATAACGGAGTCTGACTCTGACGGAATTTTGAACAAGATTAAATTAGAAAGAGCGGTACAAATCGCAAATCTTGATGAGTTTATAGAGGAATTGCCCAAAGGTTATAAAACAAGAATTGGATCTAGCGGAATGGGTATAAGTGGTGGTCAGCGCCAACGAATATTTATTGCAAGAGCTATTTATAAAGATGCACCTTATTTATTATTTGATGAAGCAACCAGCTCGTTGGATGCCAATAACGAAAAAATAATTATGAAGCGATTGGAACAATACTACGAAAATAAGACTGTTGTAATTGTAGCTCATCGGTTAAATACTGTTATCAATGCTGATCAAATTATTGTTTTAGAGAAAGGGAGGATTATAGAACAAGGAAGTCATCTCGAACTCACGAAGCTAAAAGGTGCTTATTACACGCTTATTAAAAATCAGTTGGAGTTAGGTCAATAATATCAGTATGAAAAAAAGAGGCAAAATAGATGAGCTTGACAATACAGATGAGCCGATAAAAGAAATACTTGGTAGAGTTCCTTCATGGATAGTGCAATGGGGAAACACTTTAATCCTAATTTTCTTTGTAAGTATAGTTATTATTTCCTTTATAATTAAGTATCCAGAAGTTACTTATACTAATGCAAAAATAGTATCTATTAATGCCCCAAAGGCTGTTGTTTCAAGGGTATCTGGAAAGCTTGTCCAGATAAATTTTAAAGAAGATACACCAGTTAGAAAAGGCGATTTAATTGGCTTTTTAGAAAGCGTTGCTAATCATGAACAAGTCCTTGCGTTATATAATGAACTTAAGGTCATGAATAATGATTTCGTCAACAACAACCAAAAAGATTTAGACACAAGGCTTTTTGAAATTGCTCATAATGAATTAGGGGAACTACAGCAATCTTTCCAAGCATTTTTCCAAGCTTATCTGACATATAAGAACTATATGCCAGGAGCGCTTTATGAAGAAAAAGAAGAAGATGCTTTTAGCCGATTTAAATAATCTCTCGAAAACAAAAGATAATTTGGAGAAACAAAAAGCTCTGATTATGCAAGATGCTTCATTGTCTAAATCGACATTTGAAGCTAATGAAAGTTTAAAACAAAAAAAAATTATTTCGGATCTAGAGTATAGGACAGAAAAAAGCAAGTTGATTAACAAACTGATTTCAATACCTCAGATAGATGCCAGTATGCTAAACACAGAGAGTATAAAGAGTGATAAAAAAAGGAAATTTTGGAACTTGAGAACAATATATTTAGACAAAGGCTTCATTTCAAGGAAGAGTTAAGTATATTTAATAGTCAAGTAGAAGATTGGATAAAAAAATATGTATTAATTGCACCAATAAATGGAACAGTCAATTATAATAACTTCTTGCAGGTAAATCAGCAAGTACAGACTAATCAAATATTATGCTACATAAATCCGCAGGATAGTAAATTTTATGCAGAGATGTATATCCCTCAGTCTAATTTTGGAAAAGTTAAGCTGGGTCAGAAAGTATTATTTAAATTCCCATCTTATCCTTACCAAGAATATGGTATCGTAGAAGGCCATATTGATTTTATTTCAAAAATAGGTACTGATAGCGGATATTTGTCAAAAGTTAAATTCATGAATAAACTATCAATCACATACAATAAAGATTTACATTATAAAGATGGCATGATTGCTAATGCTGAAATAGTTACAAAAGATATGAAGTTAATAGAAAGATTTTATTATAAAATAATTAAATTGGTAAAGTAGGAGGGCTATAGAAAGAATAATTAACAGTTGCCTAGTCTAAAAACTCCGTAAGCTTTTAAAAGGCGAAGCCCTCAACTTTACCGTTGAAAAAGCAATAACAAGTAAAAGTTAAAACTTCGTAAGTTGTCAAAATAATTATAGCCCCGATTTTATCGGGGCTTTTTTATGTGACATTAAACATTTGCATAGCCCAGCAATAATCCCGATTTTTGCAAATCTTTATGCACCTCGTCATTGCGAGGAACGAAGCAATCTTAAAGCAAAATGAAAATATTTTTGGTCTTAATTTCTGTATTACTAGGCGCTGAAGCTTTTGCCCAAAAGGGCGAAGTAATTGTCGCGAAAGATCCCTTAATTGATAGTTTAATAGCAAAACGAATTGAGCTTAATAAAGTAAAGCCTACTGTTACCAATCCGAGTAGTGGTGTTATCGTTTCGTCTATGGGCTACCGAGTACAAATTTACTACGGTTCCGATAGGCGAGAAGTTTTTTCACAACAGGCACAGTTTAAATCAAGCTATCCTAAGCTCAATACCTATATCACTTATAAAGAACCAAATTATTATTTAAGAGTGGGCGACTATCGTACCAAGCTAGAGGCGCAGCAATTTCTTAACCAATTGCGGCCAGATTATCCAACCCTATTTATTTTTAGGGAGAAGATAAACGCACCAATTTTAGAACAGTAGATAAATAGTTAACAGTTCTCAATTCGCAGTTGTCGAGAATAGCGACTAAAAAACGAAACAACTAACCATCCAAAAAACTAACCGAAACAATGAAACAAAAAATACAAGAATTAGCCACTCAAATTTTTAACGAAGTAGTAGCTTTTCGTCAACATTTACACGCCAATCCAGAATTATCTTTCAAAGAGTACCAAACTTCTGCATTTGTAAAGGAAAAGCTAAGCAATTGGGGCATTCCGTTTACAGAAATGGCTAACACAGGTGTGGTAGGCTTAATTACTGGCGCTTTGCCATCAGATCAGGTCATCGCTTTGCGTGGAGATATGGATGCGCTGCCAATTACAGAAGCGAATGATAAACCTTATGCTTCTAAAAATCCGGGTGTTATGCATGCTTGTGGCCACGATGTACACACTTCTTCGTTGTTGGGTACGGCATATATCCTTAACCAATTAAAAGAAGAATTTGCAGGTACCGTAAAACTGATTTTTCAACCTGCCGAAGAAATTTTGCCGGGCGGTGCCAGTATCATGATTAAAGAAGGGGTTTTAGAAAATCCTAAGCCACAAGCTATTGTTGGTCAGCACGTAATGCCGTTAATTGATGCAGGTAAAGTTGGTTTCCGTTCGGGTATTTACATGGCTTCTACCGATGAAATTTACGTAACCGTAACGGGCAAAGGTGGCCACGGTGCGCAACCACACCAAAATATCGATCCTGTTTTAATTACTTCGCATATTATTGTTGCCTTGCAGCAAATTGTAAGTCGTAATGCCGATCCGCGTTTGCCTTCGGTACTTTCTTTCGGTAAAGTAATTGCCAACGGAGCAACCAATGTAATTCCTAACGAGGTAAAATTGGAAGGTACTTTTAGAACCTTGAACGAAGAGTGGCGCAACGAAGCACATCGCTTGATGAAAAAAATGGCAGAAGGAATTGCAGA from Pedobacter sp. SL55 includes these protein-coding regions:
- a CDS encoding peptidase domain-containing ABC transporter; translation: MTKQLETRVVFMQLLNGMQEIKLNGSEKRRRWEWELIQVRLFKLSIKSLTLNQMQDIGGSFIIQLMGFLVTYLAAKDVIAGNFTLGAMLSIQYIIGQLNAPITSFTGFIQSYQDAKISIERLSEIHDKDNETGVSESEIETLPLSKDIYIKNVNFRYGSQASPLVLEDLNFTIPEGKVTAIVGASGSGKTTLLKLILKFYDPTDGSIEVGKHSIANYNSDFWRKNVGVVMQDGYLFADSVARNITESDSDGILNKIKLERAVQIANLDEFIEELPKGYKTRIGSSGMGISGGQRQRIFIARAIYKDAPYLLFDEATSSLDANNEKIIMKRLEQYYENKTVVIVAHRLNTVINADQIIVLEKGRIIEQGSHLELTKLKGAYYTLIKNQLELGQ
- a CDS encoding biotin/lipoyl-binding protein, whose product is MKKRGKIDELDNTDEPIKEILGRVPSWIVQWGNTLILIFFVSIVIISFIIKYPEVTYTNAKIVSINAPKAVVSRVSGKLVQINFKEDTPVRKGDLIGFLESVANHEQVLALYNELKVMNNDFVNNNQKDLDTRLFEIAHNELGELQQSFQAFFQAYLTYKNYMPGALYEEKEEDAFSRFK
- a CDS encoding HlyD family efflux transporter periplasmic adaptor subunit; the protein is MELENNIFRQRLHFKEELSIFNSQVEDWIKKYVLIAPINGTVNYNNFLQVNQQVQTNQILCYINPQDSKFYAEMYIPQSNFGKVKLGQKVLFKFPSYPYQEYGIVEGHIDFISKIGTDSGYLSKVKFMNKLSITYNKDLHYKDGMIANAEIVTKDMKLIERFYYKIIKLVK
- a CDS encoding SPOR domain-containing protein, with amino-acid sequence MKIFLVLISVLLGAEAFAQKGEVIVAKDPLIDSLIAKRIELNKVKPTVTNPSSGVIVSSMGYRVQIYYGSDRREVFSQQAQFKSSYPKLNTYITYKEPNYYLRVGDYRTKLEAQQFLNQLRPDYPTLFIFREKINAPILEQ
- a CDS encoding M20 metallopeptidase family protein, whose protein sequence is MKQKIQELATQIFNEVVAFRQHLHANPELSFKEYQTSAFVKEKLSNWGIPFTEMANTGVVGLITGALPSDQVIALRGDMDALPITEANDKPYASKNPGVMHACGHDVHTSSLLGTAYILNQLKEEFAGTVKLIFQPAEEILPGGASIMIKEGVLENPKPQAIVGQHVMPLIDAGKVGFRSGIYMASTDEIYVTVTGKGGHGAQPHQNIDPVLITSHIIVALQQIVSRNADPRLPSVLSFGKVIANGATNVIPNEVKLEGTFRTLNEEWRNEAHRLMKKMAEGIAESMGGSCHFDIHRGYPFLINEEKLTNSTKVLAQEYLGEENVVDLDIWMAAEDFAYYSQVTDACFYRLGTGNAAKDTCHSVHTPNFDIDEDALKTSTGLMAYIALKQLGN